In Bacillus toyonensis BCT-7112, a single window of DNA contains:
- a CDS encoding tyrosine-protein phosphatase: MEQQENWLQATVERNEDNMLHIKWENNIEEVRIYWSTSPDYIEENGELLVTVNGESSCTIENPSENERPYFRLVGNNGQAVTVAERRLPLQGAFNFRDMGGYETTEGRKVKWGKLYRSEELAGLTEWDIAYLQKSGLKLICDYRTDFEVKHKPNPEITGARQVCLPVMQDLAKDLNINEFFQVGDLSLLGKPGEYLVKMNQDFVSGNEAFVSFLQLAQNPENLPLVNHCTAGKDRTGFGSALLLLLLGVPEKTVMEDYLLSNGFREKLNEKMMAFLGAKLQNDESRAILGAMFEARAEYLQAAIDGIHKQYGSVEAYAEKALGFTKESLEEMKMLLLEEK, encoded by the coding sequence ATGGAGCAGCAAGAAAATTGGCTACAAGCAACTGTAGAACGAAATGAAGATAATATGTTACATATAAAGTGGGAAAATAATATAGAAGAAGTACGCATTTATTGGAGTACTTCACCAGATTATATTGAAGAAAATGGAGAATTACTTGTAACTGTAAACGGGGAATCATCATGCACTATTGAAAACCCGAGTGAAAATGAACGCCCATATTTTAGACTAGTAGGAAATAATGGACAAGCAGTGACAGTAGCTGAGCGTAGATTGCCACTACAAGGAGCGTTTAATTTCCGTGATATGGGAGGATATGAAACGACAGAAGGCCGTAAAGTAAAATGGGGCAAATTGTACCGTTCTGAAGAATTAGCGGGACTAACAGAGTGGGATATTGCGTATTTACAGAAGTCTGGATTAAAGTTAATCTGTGATTATCGTACAGACTTTGAAGTGAAGCATAAGCCAAATCCAGAGATTACAGGTGCTCGTCAAGTATGCTTACCAGTTATGCAAGACTTGGCGAAAGACTTAAATATAAATGAGTTTTTCCAAGTTGGTGACCTTTCTCTGTTGGGGAAACCAGGTGAATATCTTGTGAAAATGAACCAAGATTTCGTAAGTGGTAACGAGGCGTTCGTGAGCTTCTTACAACTTGCACAAAATCCGGAAAACTTACCATTAGTAAACCACTGTACAGCTGGAAAAGACCGTACTGGATTTGGATCAGCATTATTACTACTTCTATTAGGTGTGCCAGAAAAAACAGTAATGGAAGATTATTTACTAAGTAACGGTTTCCGTGAAAAATTAAATGAAAAAATGATGGCCTTTTTAGGTGCAAAACTACAAAACGATGAGAGTAGAGCGATATTAGGTGCAATGTTTGAAGCACGCGCCGAATATTTACAAGCTGCGATTGATGGAATCCATAAGCAATACGGATCAGTTGAAGCATACGCTGAAAAAGCTCTTGGCTTTACGAAAGAGTCGTTAGAGGAAATGAAAATGTTATTGTTAGAAGAAAAATAA